A stretch of Stenotrophomonas indicatrix DNA encodes these proteins:
- a CDS encoding tetratricopeptide repeat protein: protein MTDMPTQLTTDFDAVLDRGDIAGARRLLAPPLALGCAEALFLSSSMLAGEDDAHAEADSFANLNQAAEKGYIPAIYAVGLCLLTGDRVEQDVSQAAAYFERASDAGYPPAMYEFGLALFHGNGVAKDVPRAVSLIRASAQAGDEYAREFLLAHSLDVGA from the coding sequence ATGACTGACATGCCAACCCAGCTGACGACGGACTTCGATGCGGTGCTCGATCGTGGTGACATTGCCGGGGCGCGGCGGCTGCTCGCTCCTCCTCTTGCGCTTGGGTGTGCCGAAGCATTGTTCCTCTCTTCTTCGATGCTTGCAGGTGAGGACGACGCACATGCCGAAGCTGACAGCTTCGCGAACCTCAATCAGGCCGCAGAGAAAGGGTATATCCCGGCGATCTACGCGGTGGGGCTGTGCCTGCTGACGGGTGACCGCGTTGAGCAGGACGTCTCGCAGGCGGCGGCGTACTTTGAGCGGGCATCTGATGCCGGCTATCCCCCGGCCATGTACGAATTCGGCCTGGCGCTGTTCCATGGCAACGGTGTTGCCAAGGATGTGCCACGTGCGGTGTCCCTGATCCGCGCCTCGGCGCAGGCTGGGGATGAGTACGCCAGGGAGTTTCTGCTGGCGCATTCATTGGACGTGGGCGCGTAG
- a CDS encoding 3-hydroxybutyrate dehydrogenase, translating into MFNGKVAVVTGSTSGIGLGIATALARQGADIVLNGFGDAQEIERIRSGLEAEFGVRMAHDGADLSRGDAVRDMIDHAVAKMGRIDILVNNAGIQHTASIEEFPVEKWDAILALNLSAVFHATAAALSYMKQQGSGRIINIASVHGLVGSVNKSAYVAAKHGVVGFTKVTALENAGTGITANAICPGWVRTALVEQQITALAEREGTDQEAAARALLAEKQPSLQFVTPEQLGEMVVFLASDAAAQITGTALPVDGGWTAR; encoded by the coding sequence ATGTTCAATGGAAAAGTCGCGGTAGTTACCGGCTCCACCAGCGGGATCGGTCTTGGCATTGCCACTGCGCTGGCGCGGCAAGGCGCCGACATCGTGTTGAATGGATTTGGCGATGCGCAGGAGATCGAACGCATCCGCTCCGGCCTGGAAGCCGAGTTCGGTGTACGGATGGCGCACGATGGCGCCGACCTGTCTCGCGGCGACGCCGTTCGGGACATGATCGACCACGCCGTGGCGAAGATGGGGCGCATCGACATTCTGGTGAACAACGCGGGCATCCAGCACACCGCGTCGATCGAGGAATTTCCCGTCGAGAAGTGGGATGCGATCCTCGCGCTGAATCTCTCTGCGGTGTTCCATGCAACGGCGGCGGCCTTGTCTTACATGAAGCAGCAGGGATCCGGTCGCATCATCAACATCGCATCGGTGCACGGGCTGGTTGGGTCGGTGAACAAGTCGGCCTATGTGGCGGCGAAGCACGGCGTGGTGGGGTTCACCAAGGTAACGGCGTTGGAGAACGCGGGTACCGGCATCACCGCCAACGCGATCTGCCCGGGGTGGGTGCGAACGGCGCTGGTCGAGCAGCAGATCACCGCTTTGGCGGAGCGGGAGGGAACGGATCAGGAGGCCGCCGCTCGCGCGCTGCTGGCCGAGAAACAGCCCTCGTTGCAGTTCGTGACGCCTGAGCAGCTGGGGGAAATGGTGGTGTTCCTGGCCTCGGACGCGGCGGCGCAGATTACCGGCACGGCGCTTCCGGTGGATGGGGGCTGGACGGCGCGCTAG
- a CDS encoding chemotaxis protein CheW — translation MQRVLAAHLQSTRYVTSTRHHCVAVSIPFHRFLLQPSSPSAGEPAPSSPAFIEVVVVRAGTHLFAIDVEAAIEIRGPETFDRPGSGARPHLTVRGHALPVVDLRQAIGLSAFAHGCPAMVLMQNGAEIVALAVDEVRDIESVPCHNVRPAADTPFGFCSHRVTLNALGEIPLIDPSRLR, via the coding sequence ATGCAACGCGTGCTGGCCGCTCATCTGCAAAGTACGCGTTACGTCACGTCAACACGGCATCATTGCGTTGCAGTTTCAATACCCTTCCACAGGTTCCTCTTGCAGCCTTCTTCCCCTTCGGCCGGTGAACCGGCCCCGTCGTCGCCAGCCTTCATTGAAGTTGTTGTTGTGCGGGCCGGTACCCATCTGTTTGCCATCGATGTCGAAGCCGCGATTGAAATCCGCGGCCCGGAAACCTTTGATCGCCCCGGCAGTGGCGCGCGCCCGCACCTCACCGTGCGCGGCCACGCACTGCCGGTGGTCGACCTGCGTCAGGCCATTGGGTTGTCCGCATTCGCCCACGGCTGCCCGGCCATGGTGCTGATGCAGAACGGCGCGGAGATCGTTGCCTTGGCCGTCGACGAAGTACGGGACATCGAGAGCGTGCCATGCCACAACGTGCGGCCCGCCGCGGACACCCCGTTCGGATTCTGCAGTCATCGCGTCACGCTGAATGCGCTGGGCGAGATTCCCCTGATCGATCCCAGCCGGCTTCGATAA
- a CDS encoding SRPBCC family protein, whose amino-acid sequence MSAESTRFIHVIYIASTPQKVFEAITRPEIARTYWGHENVSDWKPGSRWQHVRANDERKVELVGEVVENTPPSRLVITWAAASQADNPKAYSRVTFEIVPYEDMVKLTVTHDELEPGSGMDTGIRQGWPIVLSSLKSLLETGKGLDVFAKPQ is encoded by the coding sequence ATGTCCGCAGAGTCCACCCGCTTCATCCACGTGATCTACATCGCCTCCACGCCGCAGAAGGTGTTCGAGGCCATCACCCGGCCGGAGATTGCCCGCACCTACTGGGGGCACGAAAACGTATCGGACTGGAAACCCGGCTCGCGCTGGCAGCACGTGCGCGCCAACGACGAGCGCAAGGTCGAACTGGTCGGCGAAGTGGTGGAAAACACCCCACCCTCGCGACTGGTGATCACCTGGGCGGCCGCTTCGCAGGCGGACAACCCGAAGGCCTACAGCCGGGTGACGTTCGAGATCGTGCCGTATGAGGACATGGTCAAGCTGACGGTGACCCATGACGAATTGGAACCGGGCAGCGGCATGGATACCGGCATCCGCCAGGGCTGGCCGATCGTGCTGTCGAGCCTGAAATCGCTGCTGGAAACCGGCAAAGGTCTGGATGTCTTCGCCAAACCGCAGTAA
- a CDS encoding ArsR/SmtB family transcription factor: MDADKVFKALADPTRRTLLDLLCERNGQTLGQLCEHLQMARQSVTQHLGLLEDANLISTVRRGREKLHFINPVPLHEVYERWVRKFEQQRLSLLHDLKRELEGE, translated from the coding sequence ATGGATGCAGACAAGGTGTTCAAGGCACTGGCCGATCCCACGCGCCGCACGCTGCTGGACCTGCTGTGCGAACGCAACGGGCAGACCTTGGGGCAGCTCTGCGAGCACCTGCAGATGGCCCGGCAATCGGTCACCCAGCACCTGGGCCTGCTGGAGGACGCCAACCTGATCAGCACCGTGCGCCGTGGCCGCGAGAAGCTGCACTTCATCAACCCTGTGCCACTGCACGAAGTCTACGAGCGCTGGGTACGCAAGTTCGAACAGCAGCGCCTGAGCCTGCTGCATGACCTGAAACGAGAACTGGAAGGAGAATGA
- a CDS encoding SRPBCC family protein, with protein sequence MVDIAHRVGIKAPSAQVYQALATPEGIAAWWAEDTTGDRHPGGTVTARFTANGQEIGAMQMKLLQLQPSERVLWEFIDGPPEWIGTTARFALHQDGDYCIVLFSHEGWKERVEFMHHCSTKWAIFLMSLKSLLETGRGQPSPHDVKIDNWN encoded by the coding sequence ATGGTGGATATCGCACACAGAGTCGGCATCAAGGCCCCATCAGCCCAGGTCTACCAGGCCCTGGCCACCCCCGAAGGCATCGCCGCCTGGTGGGCCGAGGACACCACCGGCGACCGCCACCCCGGCGGCACCGTCACCGCCCGCTTCACCGCCAACGGCCAGGAAATCGGCGCCATGCAGATGAAGCTGCTGCAGCTGCAGCCAAGCGAGCGGGTGCTGTGGGAATTCATCGACGGCCCACCGGAATGGATCGGCACCACCGCGCGCTTCGCCCTGCACCAGGACGGCGACTACTGCATCGTGCTGTTCAGCCATGAAGGCTGGAAGGAGCGCGTGGAGTTCATGCACCACTGCAGCACCAAGTGGGCCATCTTCCTGATGAGCCTGAAATCCCTGCTGGAAACCGGGCGCGGTCAGCCCAGCCCGCACGACGTCAAGATCGACAACTGGAACTGA
- a CDS encoding GNAT family N-acetyltransferase — translation MSDAGKEALTIRRASVADAPVVLELFDEVIAWFVAIGNLQQWGTEAWSSIPRRITQVTDACALPGAWVAETAQGKVRAFLALGEAMPYVPAATEPELYVRVLIASRDARVRGIGRRLMAFADEQARAAGLDYLRVDCYGGGSGELVRFYESCGYERLSTFNVDGWPGQVLGRRL, via the coding sequence GTGAGTGATGCAGGGAAAGAGGCGCTGACGATTCGTCGCGCCAGCGTGGCCGATGCGCCTGTGGTGCTGGAGCTGTTCGATGAAGTGATTGCGTGGTTCGTGGCCATCGGCAATCTGCAGCAGTGGGGTACCGAGGCGTGGTCGTCCATTCCGCGGCGCATTACCCAGGTGACCGATGCCTGCGCACTGCCCGGTGCGTGGGTGGCGGAAACCGCGCAGGGCAAGGTGCGTGCGTTCCTGGCGTTGGGCGAGGCCATGCCCTATGTGCCTGCGGCGACCGAGCCGGAGCTGTATGTACGCGTGTTGATTGCTTCGCGCGATGCGCGGGTACGTGGCATCGGCCGGCGTTTGATGGCGTTCGCCGACGAGCAGGCCCGCGCAGCGGGATTGGATTACCTGCGCGTGGATTGCTATGGCGGTGGCAGTGGCGAGCTGGTGCGCTTCTACGAATCGTGCGGTTACGAACGGCTGTCGACCTTCAACGTGGATGGCTGGCCGGGGCAGGTGTTGGGCCGCCGTCTGTGA
- a CDS encoding MarR family winged helix-turn-helix transcriptional regulator, with amino-acid sequence MTSPTITPDQWAAWRGFRRMAEITSGRIVHDITRSTGLSSADFVVLMELSKAKDRCRRQRDLQDYLEWDKTRLSHQLTRMAGRGLIERDTDSDNVVVIRMTAEGRTQLSAARPVHVASVRRNFLDHLSADDLAALQQITDKLHAALQDAEN; translated from the coding sequence ATGACCTCACCCACCATCACTCCCGACCAGTGGGCCGCCTGGCGCGGCTTCCGGCGCATGGCCGAGATCACCTCCGGCCGCATCGTCCACGACATCACCCGCAGCACCGGGCTTTCCAGTGCCGACTTCGTCGTGCTGATGGAACTGAGCAAGGCCAAGGACCGCTGCCGCCGCCAGCGCGACCTGCAGGACTACCTGGAATGGGACAAGACCCGGCTCTCGCACCAGCTAACCCGCATGGCCGGCCGTGGCCTGATCGAGCGCGACACCGACAGTGACAACGTGGTGGTGATCCGCATGACTGCAGAAGGCCGCACCCAGCTGAGCGCAGCACGGCCGGTACACGTCGCCAGCGTCCGCCGGAATTTCCTCGATCATCTTTCAGCCGATGACCTAGCCGCGCTGCAGCAGATCACCGACAAACTGCATGCAGCACTACAGGACGCAGAGAACTGA
- a CDS encoding FAD-dependent oxidoreductase produces the protein MPHPPRIAIIGAGPAGLTAALILHRGGHRVSVYEGESSGQQRTQGGTLDLHEDSGQVALQRAGLLEAFRAVARHEGQEARMGDPWSGAITAGGFGPEGSMDKPEIDRGDLRQLLLDALPADAVQWGHCLSEMEPADAGRHSLRFANGVQAEADIVIGADGAWSKVRAALSACQPLPTGITFFEGWIAQPAADIAAMVGQGSLFCFGGEEALFVQRNSGDRFCVYAALKRPSDCLDAQITQRGMRALVTGSYTGWAPNLRRLLEACTDFVRRPIYSLPADFRWTPRNGVTLIGDAAHLMPPVGVGVNLAMLDASDLAMALCAQPDAVSAIRHAESIVRERASALMPDAIDGFQRWFTTEATADGG, from the coding sequence ATGCCGCACCCTCCACGTATCGCCATCATCGGCGCGGGCCCCGCCGGCCTGACGGCCGCGCTCATCCTGCATCGCGGCGGCCATCGCGTGAGCGTGTACGAGGGCGAGTCGTCCGGGCAGCAGCGCACCCAGGGCGGCACGCTGGACCTGCACGAGGACTCCGGCCAGGTGGCGCTGCAGCGGGCTGGTCTGCTGGAGGCGTTCCGGGCGGTGGCGCGCCATGAAGGCCAGGAGGCGCGGATGGGTGATCCGTGGTCCGGGGCGATTACCGCAGGTGGGTTCGGGCCGGAGGGAAGCATGGACAAGCCGGAGATCGACCGTGGCGACCTGCGCCAGCTGCTGCTGGATGCGTTGCCGGCCGACGCGGTGCAGTGGGGCCATTGCTTGAGCGAGATGGAACCTGCAGATGCCGGCCGCCACAGCCTGCGTTTTGCCAATGGCGTGCAGGCCGAGGCGGACATCGTGATCGGTGCCGATGGCGCATGGTCGAAGGTGCGCGCTGCGTTGAGTGCCTGCCAGCCGCTGCCGACGGGCATTACCTTCTTTGAAGGATGGATCGCGCAGCCTGCGGCGGATATCGCGGCCATGGTGGGGCAGGGCAGCCTGTTCTGCTTTGGCGGCGAGGAGGCGCTGTTCGTGCAGCGCAACAGCGGCGATCGATTCTGCGTGTATGCGGCGCTGAAGCGGCCCTCTGATTGCCTTGATGCGCAGATCACGCAGCGAGGCATGCGCGCGCTGGTGACAGGCAGCTACACCGGCTGGGCACCGAACCTGCGGCGGCTGCTGGAGGCGTGCACCGACTTCGTGCGGCGGCCGATCTACAGCCTGCCGGCGGATTTCCGTTGGACACCACGCAACGGCGTGACGCTGATCGGCGATGCTGCCCATCTGATGCCGCCGGTGGGCGTGGGCGTGAACCTGGCGATGCTGGACGCGTCGGATTTGGCGATGGCGTTGTGCGCGCAGCCGGATGCAGTGAGTGCCATTCGCCACGCCGAATCCATTGTGCGTGAGCGCGCCAGCGCGCTGATGCCGGACGCCATCGACGGGTTCCAGCGCTGGTTCACTACCGAGGCGACGGCTGACGGCGGTTGA
- a CDS encoding oleate hydratase, which produces MYYSSGNYEAFARPRKPAGVDNKTAWFVGSGFASLAGAAFLVRDGRMPGERITILEQQQIAGGALDGLKVPEKGFVIRGGREMEDHFECLWDLFRSIPSLEIDDASVLDEFYWLNKDDPNYSLQRATINRGEDAHTDGLFTLSEQAQKDVIALFLATRQEMENKRINEVLGRDFLDSNFWLYWRTMFAFEEWHSALEMKLYLHRFIHHIGGLPDFSALKFTKYNQYESLVLPLVKWLQERGVRFQYGTEVTDVDFALQEGRKQATRIHWTRDGQAGGVDLGADDLVFMTIGSLTENSDNGDHRTAARLNEGPAPAWDLWRRIAAKDAAFGRPDVFGAHIPETKWESATVTTLDARIPAYIEKIAKRDPFSGKVVTGGIVSVRDSRWLMSWTVNRQPHFKNQPKDQIVVWVYSLFVDTPGDYVNKPMQDCTGEEITCEWLYHLGVPMEEIDELAATGAKTVPVMMPYITAFFMPRQAGDRPDVVPEGAVNFAFIGQFAESKQRDCIFTTEYSVRTPMEAVYTLLGIERGVPEVFNSTYDVRTLLAATGRLRDGKELDIPGPVFLRNLLMNKLDKTQIGGLLREFGLVQDD; this is translated from the coding sequence ATGTACTACAGCAGTGGCAACTACGAGGCCTTCGCGCGCCCGCGCAAGCCAGCGGGCGTGGACAACAAGACGGCCTGGTTCGTAGGCTCGGGCTTCGCTTCGCTGGCCGGTGCGGCGTTCCTGGTGCGCGATGGGCGCATGCCCGGCGAGCGCATCACCATCCTGGAACAGCAGCAGATTGCCGGCGGCGCGCTGGATGGCCTGAAGGTGCCGGAGAAGGGTTTCGTGATCCGTGGTGGCCGCGAGATGGAAGACCATTTCGAGTGCCTGTGGGATCTGTTCCGCTCGATTCCATCGTTGGAAATCGACGATGCCAGTGTGCTGGACGAGTTCTACTGGTTGAACAAGGACGACCCGAACTATTCGCTGCAGCGTGCCACGATCAATCGCGGCGAAGATGCGCATACCGATGGCTTGTTCACCCTGAGCGAGCAGGCGCAGAAGGACGTCATCGCGCTGTTCCTGGCCACCCGGCAGGAGATGGAGAACAAGCGCATCAACGAGGTACTGGGCCGCGATTTCCTCGACAGCAATTTCTGGTTGTACTGGCGCACGATGTTCGCGTTCGAGGAGTGGCACTCGGCGCTGGAGATGAAGCTGTACCTGCATCGCTTCATCCACCATATCGGCGGGCTGCCGGATTTCTCGGCGCTGAAGTTCACCAAGTACAACCAGTACGAATCGCTGGTGCTGCCGCTGGTGAAGTGGCTGCAGGAGCGCGGCGTGCGTTTCCAGTACGGCACTGAAGTGACCGATGTGGACTTCGCGCTGCAGGAGGGCCGCAAGCAGGCCACGCGCATCCACTGGACGCGGGACGGCCAGGCCGGTGGCGTGGACCTGGGCGCGGACGATCTGGTGTTCATGACGATCGGCTCGCTGACCGAGAATTCCGACAACGGCGACCACCGCACCGCTGCACGCTTGAATGAAGGCCCGGCACCGGCGTGGGACCTGTGGCGGCGGATCGCGGCCAAGGATGCGGCGTTCGGGCGCCCGGATGTATTCGGTGCGCATATACCGGAAACCAAGTGGGAATCGGCGACGGTAACCACGTTGGACGCGCGCATTCCAGCGTACATCGAGAAGATTGCCAAGCGCGATCCGTTCAGCGGCAAGGTGGTGACCGGCGGCATCGTGAGCGTGCGCGATTCGCGCTGGTTGATGAGCTGGACGGTGAACCGCCAGCCGCACTTCAAGAACCAGCCGAAGGACCAGATCGTGGTGTGGGTGTATTCGCTGTTCGTGGATACGCCCGGCGATTACGTGAACAAGCCGATGCAGGACTGCACGGGCGAGGAGATCACTTGCGAGTGGCTGTACCACCTGGGTGTGCCGATGGAGGAGATCGACGAACTGGCGGCGACCGGGGCGAAGACAGTGCCGGTGATGATGCCGTACATCACCGCGTTCTTCATGCCGCGCCAGGCCGGTGACCGCCCGGACGTGGTGCCGGAGGGCGCGGTGAACTTTGCCTTCATCGGCCAGTTCGCCGAATCGAAGCAGCGCGACTGCATCTTCACCACCGAGTATTCGGTGCGCACGCCGATGGAAGCGGTGTACACGCTGCTGGGCATCGAGCGCGGCGTGCCGGAGGTGTTCAATTCGACCTACGACGTGCGCACGCTGCTGGCCGCGACCGGCCGCTTGCGCGATGGCAAGGAGCTGGACATTCCGGGGCCGGTGTTCCTGCGCAACCTGCTGATGAACAAGCTGGACAAGACCCAGATTGGTGGGCTGCTGCGCGAGTTCGGGCTGGTGCAGGACGACTGA
- a CDS encoding oxidoreductase, producing MTESRLLLITGVSSGFGRALAQQALLAGHRVVGTVRSESARQQFAALAPGRAFGRLLDVTDAAAIDALVATVEADIGAIDVLVNNAGYGHEGILEESTLDELRHQFEVNVFGPAALIKAVLPHMRARRRGHILNITSMGGFITLPGIAWYCGSKFALEGISEVLGKEVAPFGIHVTAIAPGSFRTDWAGRSMVRASRSIGDYDALFDPIRSAREEKSGHQLGDPIKAAQAMLQVIDTPNPPTHLLLGSDALHLVRGKLAAMTVRIDAWERLSRSTDNAALR from the coding sequence ATGACCGAATCCCGCCTCCTCCTCATCACCGGCGTCAGCAGCGGCTTCGGCCGCGCCCTGGCCCAGCAGGCCCTGTTGGCCGGCCATCGCGTGGTCGGCACCGTGCGCAGCGAATCTGCCCGCCAGCAATTTGCGGCCCTCGCACCCGGTCGCGCCTTCGGCCGCCTGCTGGACGTCACCGACGCTGCGGCCATCGATGCACTGGTGGCCACCGTCGAAGCCGACATCGGCGCCATCGACGTGCTGGTCAACAACGCCGGCTACGGCCACGAAGGCATCCTCGAAGAATCCACGCTGGACGAATTGCGCCATCAGTTCGAAGTGAACGTGTTCGGCCCTGCCGCGCTGATCAAAGCCGTGCTGCCGCACATGCGCGCGCGCCGCCGCGGCCACATCCTCAACATCACCTCCATGGGCGGCTTCATCACCTTGCCGGGCATCGCCTGGTACTGCGGCAGCAAGTTTGCGCTGGAAGGCATCAGCGAGGTGCTGGGCAAGGAAGTGGCGCCGTTCGGCATCCACGTGACCGCGATCGCGCCGGGCTCGTTCCGCACCGATTGGGCCGGCCGTTCGATGGTGCGGGCCTCGCGCAGCATCGGCGACTACGACGCGCTGTTCGACCCGATCCGCAGCGCACGCGAGGAAAAGAGCGGCCATCAGCTGGGCGACCCGATCAAGGCCGCGCAAGCCATGCTGCAGGTGATCGACACCCCCAACCCACCCACGCATCTGCTGTTGGGCAGCGACGCCCTGCACCTGGTACGCGGCAAGCTGGCTGCCATGACAGTACGCATCGATGCCTGGGAGCGCCTCAGCCGCTCCACCGACAACGCGGCGTTGCGGTAG
- a CDS encoding AraC family transcriptional regulator: protein MGPADDPLQHPAQARMVGLLQALAVDEGYTLTAVPGVRLLRSNRPLARTPVLYDPGIVIVCQGVKRGYLGGKVYQYDAQHYLAVSVPVPFTMETEATAEAPLLAIYLHLDLQLAADLLIELGERTASTEAPARSMMSSPMQPAMQATVLRLLEALADPLEADMLGPSLVRELYFRVLSGAQGGALREALAMRGRFGRIGKVLRHIHAAYSTALDVDALAAQAEMSVATFHDHFRSITGTSPMQYVKSTRLHQARLLMLRQGMTAEAASLAVGYASPSQFNREFKRLFGLPPAAEVARMRRSFALPPAPADALYVSSH, encoded by the coding sequence ATGGGGCCGGCTGACGATCCGCTGCAACATCCGGCGCAGGCGCGCATGGTCGGCCTGCTGCAGGCGCTGGCCGTGGACGAGGGCTACACACTGACGGCAGTGCCCGGGGTGCGGCTGCTGCGCTCCAACCGGCCACTGGCGCGCACGCCGGTGCTGTACGACCCGGGCATCGTGATCGTCTGCCAGGGCGTGAAGCGTGGCTATCTGGGCGGGAAGGTCTACCAGTACGACGCGCAGCACTACCTGGCGGTGTCGGTGCCGGTGCCCTTCACCATGGAAACCGAGGCCACGGCCGAGGCGCCGCTGCTGGCGATCTACCTGCATCTGGATCTGCAGCTGGCCGCAGATCTGCTGATAGAACTGGGCGAGCGCACTGCCAGCACCGAAGCGCCGGCAAGAAGCATGATGTCCAGCCCGATGCAGCCTGCGATGCAGGCCACGGTGCTGCGATTGCTGGAAGCGCTGGCCGATCCATTGGAGGCCGACATGCTGGGGCCCTCGCTGGTGCGCGAGCTGTATTTCCGGGTGCTGAGCGGCGCACAGGGTGGGGCGCTGCGCGAGGCGCTGGCGATGCGCGGGCGCTTCGGCCGCATCGGCAAGGTGCTGCGGCATATCCACGCGGCCTACTCGACGGCGCTGGATGTGGATGCGCTGGCAGCGCAGGCGGAGATGAGCGTGGCCACGTTCCATGATCACTTCCGCAGCATTACCGGTACTTCGCCGATGCAGTATGTGAAGTCCACGCGGCTGCACCAGGCGCGGCTGTTGATGCTGCGGCAGGGCATGACGGCCGAGGCGGCGTCGTTGGCGGTGGGGTACGCCAGCCCGTCGCAGTTCAATCGGGAATTCAAGCGCTTGTTCGGGTTGCCGCCGGCGGCCGAGGTGGCGCGCATGCGGCGAAGTTTTGCGCTGCCGCCGGCGCCGGCCGATGCGCTGTATGTGTCTTCGCACTGA
- a CDS encoding TetR/AcrR family transcriptional regulator, which translates to MKESLSPKAHEILAHARSLLEAGGYNGFSYADVSARVNISKASIHHHFPSKADLVRTVVELYRAEAREGLALLDRQLGDPLLALNAYVDYWSSCIAGGTSSFCICAMLAAEAPIIPDEIADEVRGHFEDLSGWLTITLEKGAAQGQLRLQGTPADEAKAFMASVHGAMLAARGFGDAATFAALARLSIARLVPAV; encoded by the coding sequence ATGAAAGAGTCACTCTCCCCCAAGGCCCACGAAATCCTGGCCCACGCCCGTTCGCTGCTGGAAGCCGGTGGCTACAACGGTTTCAGCTATGCCGACGTGTCTGCGCGGGTGAACATCAGCAAGGCCAGCATCCACCACCATTTCCCCAGCAAGGCGGATCTGGTGCGGACGGTGGTGGAGCTGTACCGGGCGGAGGCACGGGAAGGCCTGGCGCTGCTGGACCGGCAGCTGGGCGATCCGTTGTTGGCGCTCAACGCCTACGTGGATTACTGGTCCAGCTGCATTGCCGGTGGCACCTCGTCGTTCTGCATCTGCGCGATGCTGGCGGCCGAAGCGCCGATTATCCCCGACGAGATTGCCGATGAAGTGCGCGGGCATTTCGAGGATCTGAGCGGCTGGCTGACGATCACGCTGGAAAAGGGTGCGGCGCAGGGGCAGCTGAGGCTGCAGGGCACGCCTGCCGATGAGGCCAAGGCGTTCATGGCCTCGGTGCACGGCGCGATGCTGGCCGCGCGTGGGTTTGGTGATGCGGCGACGTTCGCGGCGCTCGCACGGTTGTCGATTGCCCGGCTGGTGCCGGCGGTCTGA
- the ftrA gene encoding transcriptional regulator FtrA has translation MPTLPADPTAPTVAIVACHGQGLFEFGCAVGLFAPIRPELGVAWYRTQLCAGEPGALRMLGSAQVQLPYDLSAVDDADIIVIPGWREPSERPPQALLDALTRAHARGARITSICSGAFVLAWAGLLDGRQATTHWRLTETLAREFPRIHVRDDVLYVDAGSIITSAGSATGIDMMLHMVRKDYGARVANLVAERLVLAPWRDAERSQRVSRAIPLGEPTRLAKLMEWMRRNLREPHSLGSLAEQAALSQRTLQRQFLEATGLSPIDWLIRERVAYARELLETTDRPLQWVAEQAGFGSQESFRRHFRGMVDASPIEYRNQHRSGLSADRLVGC, from the coding sequence CTGCCGATCCGACCGCGCCCACCGTCGCCATCGTGGCCTGCCACGGCCAGGGCCTGTTCGAATTCGGCTGCGCGGTCGGCCTGTTCGCGCCCATCCGCCCTGAACTGGGCGTGGCCTGGTACCGCACCCAGCTCTGCGCTGGCGAACCCGGTGCACTGCGCATGCTCGGCAGCGCGCAGGTGCAACTGCCCTACGATCTGAGCGCTGTCGACGACGCCGACATCATCGTCATTCCCGGCTGGCGCGAACCCAGCGAGCGCCCGCCGCAGGCGTTGCTTGATGCCCTCACCCGCGCCCACGCGCGCGGCGCACGCATCACGTCCATCTGCTCCGGTGCATTCGTGCTCGCCTGGGCTGGATTGCTCGATGGTCGCCAAGCCACCACCCACTGGCGCCTCACCGAAACGCTGGCGCGCGAATTTCCGCGCATCCACGTGCGCGACGATGTGCTGTACGTGGACGCCGGCAGCATCATCACCTCGGCCGGCTCGGCCACCGGCATAGACATGATGCTGCACATGGTGCGCAAGGATTACGGCGCGCGCGTGGCCAATCTGGTGGCCGAACGGCTGGTGCTGGCACCTTGGCGTGATGCCGAACGCAGCCAGCGGGTCAGCCGCGCGATTCCGCTGGGCGAGCCCACGCGGCTGGCGAAACTGATGGAGTGGATGCGCCGCAACCTGCGCGAGCCGCATTCGCTGGGCAGCCTGGCCGAACAGGCCGCACTCAGCCAGCGCACCCTGCAGCGGCAGTTCCTGGAAGCCACCGGCCTGTCGCCCATCGATTGGCTCATCCGCGAACGCGTGGCCTACGCACGCGAACTGCTGGAAACCACCGACCGCCCGCTGCAGTGGGTGGCCGAACAGGCCGGGTTCGGATCGCAGGAATCGTTCCGCCGGCACTTCCGCGGCATGGTCGATGCCAGCCCCATCGAATACCGCAACCAGCACCGCAGTGGCCTCAGCGCCGACCGGCTGGTGGGTTGCTGA